The Diospyros lotus cultivar Yz01 chromosome 15, ASM1463336v1, whole genome shotgun sequence genome has a window encoding:
- the LOC127792558 gene encoding disease resistance protein RGA5-like, with product MKQKVVVRFCAKRSKSRSEALTIAIGVPGVTSATLKGQDKDEMEVVGEGIDAVELTTLLRKDAVVLKRWWGLRRQSDGRRSAAGDRPPPPPPPFSLSRRP from the exons ATGAAA CAAAAGGTGGTCGTCAGATTCTGCGCGAAGAGAAGTAAGTCTCGCTCCGAAGCCCTCACCATTGCCATAGGCGTTCCAG GGGTGACATCGGCGACGCTGAAGGGGCAGGACAAGGACGAGATGGAGGTGGTGGGAGAAGGGATTGACGCGGTGGAGCTGACGACCCTGCTGAGGAAGGATGCGGTGGTGCTCAAGCGTTGGTGGGGCCTCAGGCGGCAGTCCGACGGCCGGCGGTCAGCAGCAGGCgaccgcccccccccccccccccctcctttctctctctctcgtaggCCGTAG